From one Comamonas piscis genomic stretch:
- a CDS encoding SDR family oxidoreductase — protein MTSIVLITGASRGIGAATALLAARHGWDVAVNYSSNEAAAQTVVQAVQALGRRAIAVQADVADEAQVLAMFARVDQELGRITALVNNAGVVDRAQRLQDMDMARWRRMFDINVLGSFLCAREAVRRMSSTNGGAGGSIVNVSSRAACLGSANQYVDYAASKAAIDTMTLGLSQEVAAQGIRVNGVRPGLIETDIHASGGQPDRVQRLSAGVPLGRGGTAEEIAQAIYWLMSDLSSYCTGSFIDAGGGR, from the coding sequence ATGACCTCTATCGTCCTCATCACCGGTGCCAGCCGTGGCATCGGTGCCGCCACTGCCCTGCTCGCCGCCCGCCATGGCTGGGATGTGGCCGTCAACTACAGCAGCAATGAAGCAGCAGCCCAGACCGTGGTGCAGGCCGTGCAGGCCCTGGGCCGCCGCGCCATCGCCGTGCAGGCCGATGTGGCCGATGAGGCGCAGGTGCTGGCGATGTTTGCCCGCGTCGACCAGGAACTGGGGCGCATCACGGCGCTGGTCAACAACGCCGGCGTGGTGGACCGCGCCCAGCGCCTGCAGGACATGGACATGGCCCGCTGGCGCCGCATGTTCGACATCAATGTGCTGGGCAGCTTTCTGTGCGCCCGCGAGGCGGTGCGCCGCATGAGCAGCACCAACGGCGGCGCGGGCGGCAGCATCGTCAATGTCTCCAGCCGGGCCGCCTGCCTGGGCTCGGCCAACCAGTATGTGGACTACGCCGCGTCCAAGGCCGCCATCGACACCATGACGCTGGGCTTGTCCCAGGAGGTGGCCGCGCAAGGCATCCGCGTCAACGGCGTGCGCCCGGGGCTGATCGAGACCGATATCCACGCCAGCGGCGGCCAGCCCGACCGCGTGCAGCGCCTGTCGGCCGGTGTGCCGCTGGGCAGGGGAGGCACCGCTGAGGAAATCGCCCAGGCCATCTACTGGCTGATGTCCGACCTCAGCAGCTACTGCACCGGCTCCTTCATCGATGCCGGCGGCGGGCGCTAG